Proteins found in one Triticum aestivum cultivar Chinese Spring chromosome 4D, IWGSC CS RefSeq v2.1, whole genome shotgun sequence genomic segment:
- the LOC123099200 gene encoding xyloglucan endotransglucosylase/hydrolase protein 31, protein MMTMMVQIRPHIAIPHLMVVVGAVMLLLLQQGRSAEAQPSPGYYPSSKVSSMPFSQWYSNLWGAQHQSLSPDQTALTLWMDRSSGSGFKSKGAYLNGYFGVSMKVQPGYTAGVNTAFYLSNNEVYPGYHDEIDVELLGTVPGEPYTLQTNVYVRGTGDAHPIVGREMRFHLWFDPAAAFHHYAVLWNPDEIVFLVDDVPVRRYQKKVEATFPEREMWAYGSVWDASDWATDGGRYRSDYRYQPFVSGFKDFKVAGCEVGAPASCGPVPAGPGGGLSPQQSAAMSWAQQRAMVYYYCQDSSKDRSNYPEC, encoded by the exons atgatgacgatgatggtgcAGATTAGGCCACATATTGCCATCCCTCATCTCATGGTGGTGGTAGGAGccgtgatgctgctgctactgcaGCAGGGTCGTTCGGCTGAGGCGCAGCCCTCTCCCGGTTACTACCCGAGCTCCAAGGTGAGCTCGATGCCCTTCTCGCAGTGGTACAGCAACCTGTGGGGCGCCCAGCACCAGTCCCTCTCCCCGGACCAGACCGCCCTCACCCTCTGGATGGACCGCAGCTCAG GCAGCGGATTCAAGTCGAAGGGGGCGTACCTGAACGGCTACTTCGGCGTCTCCATGAAGGTCCAGCCCGGCTACACCGCCGGCGTCAACACCGCCTTCTAC CTGTCGAACAACGAGGTGTACCCGGGATACCACGACGAGATCGACGTGGAGCTGCTGGGCACCGTCCCCGGCGAGCCCTACACGCTGCAGACCAACGTGTACGTCCGCGGCACCGGCGACGCGCACCCCATCGTCGGCCGGGAGATGCGGTTCCACCTCTGGTTCGACCCGGCCGCGGCCTTCCACCACTACGCCGTGCTCTGGAACCCCGACGAGATCGTCTTCCTCGTCGACGACGTGCCCGTGCGCCGCTACCAGAAGAAGGTGGAGGCCACCTTCCCGGAGCGCGAGATGTGGGCGTACGGCTCCGTCTGGGACGCCTCCGACTGGGCCACCGACGGCGGCCGCTACAGGTCCGACTACCGCTACCAGCCCTTCGTGTCCGGGTTCAAGGACTTCAAGGTCGCCGGCTGCGAGGTCGGCGCGCCGGCGTCGTGCGGCCCCGTGCCGGCGGGGCCTGGAGGTGGGCTGAGCCCGCAGCAGAgcgccgccatgagctgggcgcaGCAGCGGGCCATGGTCTACTACTACTGTCAGGATAGCTCCAAGGACCGCTCCAACTACCCAGAGTGCTAG
- the LOC123100736 gene encoding uncharacterized protein, with amino-acid sequence MELQSGRDLWHLSPPQQGFMDLIGALPDEILLLILTRLRCVRTAVQTGLLSRRWRGLWTGLTDLTLRGLEKPAMIEAALARFAASTPVVFTLNICLQTGHTAKLASSSLRAAARLSPRELVFTCSIEIAESADIKLPCFDCTTSIELGIYSFERVRIVPSLTRDHEFTSLERLSISGYIFNLGALLNRCPRLRALSITSPHRHVIPITLPANSAFPMLENLSLTGGIVGLGSLLNGCQCLHVLSLKVTHLDSQELTLAPAGPFLRLEKLSLSGNISYLDTLLKQCPCLHVLSATFRGMPLRSIKAALAALEEAATPLGLTLSLLDISIPWEDNVSAASFASLLQTTARLSPQELVLDDSFSMVYANIHINADLPCFRHTTSIEMRWQHVRFTSLPMDEFPVLENLSLTGCCSTVDVGSLVTRCPRLRVLKINIATATGNITVRSPSLQKLTVNLDVRIECHNIDIVTPMLKQLHLHFCAGRDTGVSISAEVLEKFFWWSCYAVPLALGSWRLQKMRVHTIEKSDVDNREYELRLHLNDGNHLDPQLNFAEEMEKLPVTNFSALELKFEPACHVYGALVLQLLQMHRICAATKKLKVDLTWSPKAREAC; translated from the exons ATGGAATTGCAATCGGGACGTGATCTCTGGCACTTGTCGCCGCCGCAGCAAGGGTTCATGGATCTCATCGGCGCCCTCCCCGACGAGATACTTCTATTGATCCTCACGCGCCTACGCTGCGTCCGGACCGCCGTGCAGACCGGCCTCCTCTCTCGCCGATGGCGCGGCCTCTGGACCGGTCTCACGGATCTCACCCTGCGCGGCCTCGAGAAGCCCGCCATGATCGAAGCTGCGCTCGCCCGCTTCGCTGCTTCGACACCGGTGGTGTTCACGCTGAACATCTGCCTTCAAACGGGACACACCGCCAAACTTGCCAGCTCGTCGCTACGTGCCGCCGCACGTCTCTCGCCGAGGGAGCTAGTCTTCACCTGTTCAATCGAAATAGCAGAGTCGGCCGACATCAAGCTGCCCTGTTTTGACTGCACCACCTCCATCGAGCTGGGCATCTATAGTTTCGAACGTGTCCGTATCGTGCCATCGTTGACCCGCGATCACGAGTTCACCTCGCTCGAGAGGCTTTCCATCTCGGGCTACATCTTCAACCTTGGCGCATTGCTCAATCGTTGCCCCCGTCTGCGTGCGCTCAGCATCACCTCCCCACACAGGCATGTCATCCCCATCACGCTGCCGGCAAACAGCGCGTTCCCCATGCTCGAGAATCTGTCCCTCACGGGAGGAATCGTCGGCCTTGGCTCCTTGCTCAACGGCTGCCAGTGCCTGCACGTGCTGAGCCTCAAGGTCACCCACCTCGACTCACAAGAGCTCACGTTGGCACCCGCGGGCCCGTTCCTTAGACTCGAGAAGCTGTCCCTCTCCGGCAACATCTCTTACCTTGACACCTTGCTCAAGCAATGCCCATGTCTACACGTGCTCAGTGCCACCTTCCGTGGGATGCCGCTCCGTTCCATCAAAGCGGCGCTCGCCGCGCTCGAAGAGGCAGCAACACCGCTTGGCCTCACATTGTCCCTCCTCGACATCAGCATTCCTTGGGAAGACAATGTCAGCGCCGCTTCCTTCGCCTCCCTTCTCCAAACCACAGCGAGGCTCTCGCCGCAGGAGCTCGTCCTCGATGATAGCTTCAGCATGGTGTATGCTAACATACACATAAATGCGGACCTTCCCTGCTTCCGGCATACCACCTCCATCGAGATGAGATGGCAACACGTACGCTTCACATCGTTGCCGATGGACGAGTTCCCCGTGCTCGAGAATCTGTCCCTAACTGGGTGCTGCAGCACTGTCGATGTTGGTAGCTTGGTCACCCGTTGCCCGCGTCTTCGCGTGCTAAAGATCAACATAGCCACGGCAACAGGCAACATCACGGTCCGCTCGCCATCGCTGCAGAAACTTACTGTGAATTTGGATGTCCGGATAGAATGTCACAACATTGACATTGTCACTCCCATGCTTAAGCAATTGCATCTGCATTTCTGTGCCGGCAGGGACACCGGTGTCTCCATCTCGGCTGAGGTGCTAGAGAAGTTTTTTTGGTGGAGCTGCTATGCAGTGCCTCTTGCTTTGGGTTCTTGGCGTTTACAGAAGATGAGGGTACATACCATAGAGAAGAGCGACGTAGACAATCGGGAATATGAGCTTCGCTTGCACCTGAATGATGGG AACCATTTGGATCCACAGCTGAACTTTGCTGAAGAGATGGAGAAACTTCCGGTCACCAATTTCTCTGCATTGGAGCTAAAATTTGAACCGGCATGCCATGTTTACGGAGCACTTGTGTTACAACTCCTTCAAATGCATCGAATTTGTGCTGCTACGAAAAAGCTTAAAGTCGACCTGACATGGAGTCCCAAG GCGAGAGAAGCATGCTGA